A stretch of DNA from Coccidioides posadasii str. Silveira chromosome 1, complete sequence:
cggagtacgctATCGTAGATTCAGGGCGTGGAATTCTGTACCTTGCTCAGTATTTCCCCTTGCTTGCTAGCCATAACTGACGTGTTGCTAACCCACCGCAGGTGAAAGAATCCTCGAACACTTTTTTTAAGGGCTCGTGGATCACGGTCTACCCTCTGGCTTGCCCACCGAGTCCCCACCAGGGCACCAGCAAACCATGGCTTTGATTGGTTCCATACCCGCAACCCCTCCCTGTCAGAAGGGGAGGAgaaaagaggagaagagaagacaagaaaataaaagCCAAGAAACGCTTGCTATCTTCCTTGCTTCCACCCAGTCTGCAATGCACTTCACGATGCAGATATTTATGTTTATCCGGACAAAGGAACTGCAATCAGAAACCCAGCAGACATCGAGACAATGTTTGGTTTCAGGGGGTTTCTGGCTACCAGGAGCCCTTTGTCCCTGAAGCATGCTCATTGTGTAGATGGCAAGGTGAGGTGTGAACTCCGAGAAAGTTCTAGTATGTTTGGTGGAAGAAATAATTAGGctgaaaagaaaacatcgCTCCTTTTGCTTCACGGCTGGGATAGCATGATCTGGCGCTGAAACCTCTCCGGAGGGCTTGTGAGCTATTAGGCATGCCACAACGCGGCTTCGATGGTACTACTCCATGTAGTTACTCTCTGGTATGGGAGTCGGCGAAAATCTCTGAGGCTGACGCCGGGGGGGAATTAACTGCCCTGCATCTATGGCAGTTGAAAATGTGACATGACTCCGGAGGACAAGGCAGCGGTAAAGAGCATACCATAACTCTGAAAACTTCTGACGAGTTATCGATATATATGTTTAGCTCCTTCCCACAAACCTCCCTCAGAAAGCCTCCATATCATGAAAGTGATAGCAATATTTCATGCGCTATCACTTGGGGATCTTGTGAAGCATTGCCAAGCGCAGGCTGTCATTAACGAGCTTACATATGTCCATATTGAATTTGGCACACTTTTACCATGTAACAACCAGCTGATCTTGTGAGCTGGGAAACTTGGTGCTCTGTTTCAGATTTACCTGatctctcaaaaaaaaaaaaaaaaaaaaaaaaaaaaaaaaaaaaaaaaaaaagaaaaaaagaaaaaataaagtacATTTTGCGGGGTTGGCATGTGGAATGTAGCCAAGCATGTGGGTATAAAAAGCTTGTGGTTCACAATGTTCAGGTCGTCCCGGACGTCTTCTGCCGTAACTGACTCGTGGGCGCTGGCCCCTGGGGAGCTTTCTGGTCATCCTGCTCCTTGTTCCATCACGCAAAAACCTAACTTAATTTGACGGATGGCCATCATAAATACCTTCATTGAAGACTCCGTACTGGTGTAAAACAGCCTGACCTCTCCACCTCCTTTGATTGTTGGCCTAACTCAGCACACAACTCTAGAAAATCCATGGCTATCTCCACTCATCAAGCTCAACCGGTTACGTTGAGCCTACAGGAGCTTACTGAAGGTTGGATGGATGGACGTATTGTTGCTGATGTCTTGCTGATGAAATATTCCAGGTTCTGTGTCATTTGAGGCACTGGCGGAGGCCTTTGGTCCTTCGTCCCTGGGAATTATCGTTGTTAAAGATCTCCCTGAGAGGTTCAAGGACCTTAGAGCTCAAGTTCTATCTAATTCATCGTATTTGGCATCATTGCCTGCGGATGAACTAGGTGAAGCTTCTCGCCATCTAATTTCCCTCTTCTAAGGCCCGACCTAACAAGCGGATAGAATCCCTCACTTGCGCCGAGGCAAAGTACTTGGTAGGATGGTCATGCGGGAAAGAAACCCTTCGATCAGGGCATTTCGATACTTTGAAAGGATCTTACTATGTCAACTGTGCATTTTATCAGGACCCCGATTTACAAAATACGCCGGCTGAGGATTACCCTGATTTCCCACAATATACGGCGCCAAATATATGGCCACCCACCGACAGACTGCCCACATTTCGCCAAAGCCTGGTGGAACTGTGTACACTCATAATCGATACCGCAGTTCTTGTTGCCCGAGCTTGCGATCGCTATGCCCAAGCTAATATCGACGGCTATACACCAGGCTACCTTGAACATGTTGTCAAAACCAGTACGACCACCAAGGCGCGGTTACTACACTATTTCCCGAGTCCTGCAGAAAACATAGCGATTGACCATGTTTCTTCtcaggaagaagaaaatcaagatGACTGGTGCGCGACACATCTTGATCACGGGTGCCTCACGGGTCTTACATCCGCCATGTTCGTTGACGAAGCAGCAAATCCTCCGGGTGCAGATCCTTCCAGAACATTCCCCCTTCCGGAACTCGGCACATCTCCAGACTCAAACGCAGGATTGTATATCCGTTCAAGAACAGGTGAAGTTGTCAAAGTGAACATACCGAAAGATTGTCTCGCCTTCCAAACCGGAGAAGCACTGGAACTTATAACCAAGGGCAAGTTCAAGGCGGTGCCGCATTTTGTTAGAGGTGCGAAAACAACGGGTCAAGCACGAATTGCGCGGAATACGTTGGCTGTCTTTACGCAGCCAAATCTGAGTGAAGAGGTGGAAACGGGAAAGACGTTTGCTGATTTCGCGAGAGAAGTTGTCGAGAGGAATCATTAAGATCGTATTGTTGAGCTATGAGTCACTCGATTGTCTCCCACAACCTTATTTGGCCCAAAAggctttttttcccccctttctGGCTTGCTCGTTTTGTTTTGCAGGCTGTATTTGATATGTGCCTGAAGCGTCGCGACTTGTGTGGGGTTGAATGCACAGGGCGCGGGGACGATCAGCTTCGGCGCTGGCGGAATCACTTCCTCGGGCTTGGTGAAGCAATTGCC
This window harbors:
- a CDS encoding uncharacterized protein (EggNog:ENOG410PH7F~COG:S~BUSCO:9651at33183), whose amino-acid sequence is MAISTHQAQPVTLSLQELTEGSVSFEALAEAFGPSSLGIIVVKDLPERFKDLRAQVLSNSSYLASLPADELESLTCAEAKYLVGWSCGKETLRSGHFDTLKGSYYVNCAFYQDPDLQNTPAEDYPDFPQYTAPNIWPPTDRLPTFRQSLVELCTLIIDTAVLVARACDRYAQANIDGYTPGYLEHVVKTSTTTKARLLHYFPSPAENIAIDHVSSQEEENQDDWCATHLDHGCLTGLTSAMFVDEAANPPGADPSRTFPLPELGTSPDSNAGLYIRSRTGEVVKVNIPKDCLAFQTGEALELITKGKFKAVPHFVRGAKTTGQARIARNTLAVFTQPNLSEEVETGKTFADFAREVVERNH